From the Theropithecus gelada isolate Dixy chromosome 16, Tgel_1.0, whole genome shotgun sequence genome, the window NNNNNNNNNNNNNNNNNNNNNNNNNNNNNNNNNNNNNNNNNNNNNNNNNNNNNNNNNNNNNNNNNNNNNNNNNNNNNNNNNNNNNNNNNNNNNNNNNNNNNNNNNNNNNNNNNNNNNNNNNNNNNNNNNNNNNNNNNNNNNNNNNNNNNNNNNNNNNNNNNNNNNNNNNNNNNNNNNNNNNNNNNNNNNNNNNNNNNNNNNNNNNNNNNNNNNNNNNNNNNNNNNNNNNNNNNNNNNNNNNNNNNNNNNNNNNNNNNNNNNNNNNNNNNNNNNNNNNNNNNNNNNNNNNNNNNNNNNNNNNNNNNNNNNNNNNNNNNNNNNNNNNNNNNNNNNNNNNNNNNNNNNNNNNNNNNNNNNNNNNNNNNNNNNNNNNNNNNNNNNNNNNNNNNNNNNNNNNNNNNNNNNNNNNNNNNNNNNNNNNNNNNNNNNNNNNNNNNNNNNNNNNNNNNNNNNNNNNNNNNNNNNNNNNNNNNNNNNNNNNNNNNNNNNNNNNNNNNNNNNNNNNNNNNNNNNNNNNNNNNNNNNNNNNNNNNNNNNNNNNNNNNNNNNNNNNNNNNNNNNNNNNNNNNNNNNNNNNNNNNNNNNNNNNNNNNNNNNNNNNNNNNNNNNNNNNNNNNNNNNNNNNNNNNNNNNNNNNNNNNNNNNNNNNNNNNNNNNNNNNNNNNNNNNNNNNNNNNNNNNNNNNNNNNNNNNNNNNNNNNNNNNNNNNNNNNNNNNNNNNNNNNNNNNNNNNNNNNNNNNNNNNNNNNNNNNNNNNNNNNNNNNNNNNNNNNNNNNNNNNNNNNNNNNNNNNNNNNNNNNNNNNNNNNNNNNNNNNNNNNNNNNNNNNNNNNNNNNNNNNNNNNNNNNNNNNNNNNNNNNNNNNNNNNNNNNNNNNNNNNNNNNNNNNNNNNNNNNNNNNNNNNNNNNNNNNNNNNNNNNNNNNNNNNNNNNNNNNNNNNNNNNNNNNNNNNNNNNNNNNNNNNNNNNNNNNNNNNNNNNNNNNNNNNNNNNNNNNNNNNNNNNNNNNNNNNNNNNNNNNNNNNNNNNNNNNNNNNNNNNNNNNNNNNNNNNNNNNNNNNNNNNNNNNNNNNNNNNNNNNNNNNNNNNNNNNNNNNNNNNNNNNNNNNNNNNNNNNNNNNNNNNNNNNNNNNNNNNNNNNNNNNNNNNNNNNNNNNNNNNNNNNNNNNNNNNNNNNNNNNNNNNNNNNNNNNNNNNNNNNNNNNNNNNNNNNNNNNNNNNNNNNNNNNNNNNNNNNNNNNNNNNNNNNNNNNNNNNNNNNNNNNNNNNNNNNNNNNNNNNNNNNNNNNNNNNNNNNNNNNNNNNNNNNNNNNNNNNNNNNNNNNNNNNNNNNNNNNNNNNNNNNNNNNNNNNNNNNNNNNNNNNNNNNNNNNNNNNNNNNNNNNNNNNNNNNNNNNNNNNNNNNNNNNNNNNNNNNNNNNNNNNNNNNNNNNNNNNNNNNNNNNNNNNNNNNNNNNNNNNNNNNNNNNNNNNNNNNNNNNNNNNNNNNNNNNNNNNNNNNNNNNNNNNNNNNNNNNNNNNNNNNNNNNNNNNNNNNNNNNNNNNNNNNNNNNNNNNNNNNNNNNNNNNNNNNNNNNNNNNNNNNNNNNNNNNNNNNNNNNNNNNNNNNNNNNNNNNNNNNNNNNNNNNNNNNNNNNNNNNNNNNNNNNNNNNNNNNNNNNNNNNNNNNNNNNNNNNNNNNNNNNNNNNNNNNNNNNNNNNNNNNNNNNNNNNNNNNNNNNNNNNNNNNNNNNNNNNNNNNNNNNNNNNNNNNNNNNNNNNNNNNNNNNNNNNNNNNNNNNNNNNNNNNNNNNNNNNNNNNNNNNNNNNNNNNNNNNNNNNNNNNNNNNNNNNNNNNNNNNNNNNNNNNNNNNNNNNNNNNNNNNNNNNNNNNNNNNNNNNNNNNNNNNNNNNNNNNNNNNNNNNNNNNNNNNNNNNNNNNNNNNNNNNNNNNNNNNNNNNNNNNNNNNNNNNNNNNNNNNNNNNNNNNNNNNNNNNNNNNNNNNNNNNNNNNNNNNNNNNNNNNNNNNNNNNNNNNNNNNNNNNNNNNNNNNNNNNNNNNNNNNNNNNNNNNNNNNNNNNNNNNNNNNNNNNNNNNNNNNNNNNNNNNNNNNNNNNNNNNNNNNNNNNNNNNNNNNNNNNNNNNNNNNNNNNNNNNNNNNNNNNNNNNNNNNNNNNNNtcccctttctttctctttctctcttccttccttcctctttctttctttccttccttccttccttccttccttccttccttccttccttccttctttctttctttctttctttctttctttctttctttctttctttctttctttctttctttctttctttctttctttcttctttctctttcaagaCAAGGTATCAttccgtagcccaggctggagtgcactggcccaatcttggctcactgcaacctttggcctcccaggctcaagcaattcttgtgcctcagccttcctattagctgtgattacaggcatgtgccaccatgccctgctaattttttgtattttttgtggagacggggttggccagcctggtcttgaactcctggcctcaagtgatctgtctgcttcggcctcccaaagtgttgggattgattacaggcgtgagccaccacgcctggcctagttttgtctctttttaatcTATCCCACCACACAGCATCCAATATAATTTTGCTAAAGCTCAAATCGGTCTCAGTTTCTCTCCTTTTAACATCTTACAAACATTCTACATCATTTCTGGCATGAAATGGAAGTTTCTCTGTAACCTGATCCCTGTCTACCTCTTTGGCCTCGTGCCTTGCCACGCTGAGACTTCCTGATAACCAAGACTCAGCCTATTTGCACTACCTGTGGTTCCTTAAACGTGCGGTTCTCTTCCCTGATTTTAATGAAGGAGGTGTTGACTTGGTAAAGCACAATTTTTCCTTCTTATAAACCACAAGGCAGAGTGTAATACTACAAAAGTGGGCACATCCCATGACAGCTGCAGGGATTAATATTTAGAACAATTAAGGAAAAACACTATGTCATtccccaaattttcttttctttttctttttttttaaacggagtctcactgcgtcgcccaggctgcagtgcagtggcgcgatcttggttcactgcaccctccaatCCCACCTACGCctctccctgggttcaagtgattctcccacctcagcctcctgaggagcgggggttacaggcatgcaccactatgcctggctaatttttgtatttttagtacagacggggtttcaccatgttgtccaggctggtcttgaactcctgacctcaagtgatccacccgcctcggcctctcaaagtgctgggattataggcatgcgccaccaaggcTGTCCTGTAATTCCCCAAATTTTCTAAGGAAAACAGGAAATCTATGGATCTTGTTGTTCAAAGGCATGCaaaatgcaaaacagaaaagacattttacaTTAGAATAACAGAGACTTTGGCTGTTATgcttttaacatatatttataatacagcaCACTTCCCTTTTCTGATTTATTCATGCTCTAGAGCCAGACTTCTTGGCTTCAGCTTCAAATCTGTTGTGTGCCAGCTGTGTGTTTTTCCATAGGTTACatacctctctgtgcttcagtttcctcgtGTGTGAAAGGGGATAGTTACAGCACCTACCTCAGAGGGccactgtgaggattaaatgcattAATATCCATGAGAGGCAGAGAACATTACCGGTTCACAGTAAGTGCTGTGTTAAGTGCTAtctactattattactattgccattttattattattgaaatatttcaatatgtCCATTTTACATCAAAAACAAGTGCAGGTCTCTTGTTCTTTGCCTGCATACCCCTGTCCCTGTCTTTGCCTGGCTAATCTCAGTTCAACCTGTAATAAAGAAAAGTTAGAGCAATGTAAATGGACTGATGTGAATAGTAGAATGATTAAATACTtttggtatatctatacaataaaatatgcGTATATTCATGCCATTTTTGAGTAATATTTAAGTTTGTAATGACACAGAAGAAGATTAAGTAACAATAAGAATACTAGTTCATGAAAGAATATTAAGTACCactaataaaatatgaaactagGTACAGAATGATAgggcaattttaattttcttatttatgcaTCCctacattttctcaattttgtaCAATGACCatgtatattttctataaaagaaaaccaaactaatataatttttttttttttttttgagacagtgtcttgctctgtcacccaggctggagtgcagtggcacgatctcggctccctgcaatctccacctcccagattcaagagattctcatgcctcagcttcctgagtagctgggactacaggtgtacgccaccacgccacaccaagtttttgtattttcggtagagacggggtttcactctgttggccaggctgttctcaaactcctgaccccatatgatccacccacctcggcctcccaaagtgctagggttataggcatgagccaccatgcctggcctataaattttttttcagaaaaaaaaattcaggtctCACATTTTTTGGAAGCCTTCCTTAACACTTCACTACCACCATCTAAAGTGCATACCCTCACCCTCGGACACAATGCCTGTCACACAGTAGCTACTCAATAAAGCTTTACTGAATTACGTTCATCTCTTGCTGGAGTATTCCCTATGACCTGCATGGAAAGAGGCCAGAAACAATTGGAAGGAAGATGCTTCACAAGGAATACTGGAAGTTTTCTTATCTCATGACTGCTGGTGAGGCTTTACCCCTCTCTCAGGAATTTAACATCTCCTGAAGTTGCTGACCTCTACCTTTCACAACTAAGAGCAGGCTGTGGCAGGCGACCAAGGTCCATTTCCACGGTAAGAAGAGCAGGGCCGGCCAGCTCTGTAGTCAGAGTGTGACAGTCACTGATGAGCTGCTCCAACCAGCTCATTGTCCTGCGAATTTCATCTTGAAGAATTCTGCACTCGGGATAATTGTGGACTTGTTTCTTCAATTCACAATTCAGCTTCTGCTCCCATTTCCTCCAAAGTGACTTGGACACCATATTGGCAAAACCACAAGATTTGCCTCTTGGTTTATTATCTTGGCAAATGACCCTATGTTCCAGCTCCCCTTGGCTTTCCAGTCTCCACATTTGCCCTCCAGGGGTTCTCTAGGTCTACCCATCCCACCTCTTAGAGGCTACCTCTTGACCCCAACACCCAGTGGTCTCCTCAGCACTCTAGGAGAGGCCAGCATGTCCAGATTGACTGAGTCTGTTGTGATCAGAGATTGCCTCTACGTGTAATCTCAGAGGGTCACACCTGTAGAGTGACTCTGGTCATCTCTGAACTGGGAGTTGAAGACCCTGGGTCTTGACATGCATCCTGTGTGACCTTGATTAGGTCTTTCCACTTCTCTAGGTTTTGCTTACCTAATCTATTCAGTGGCAAAACAGACTGGGATCAGGTAAAACTACAGGCCATGGATATgctgaggaaaatgaaaaaataccagGACATTTTCAAGGTCATCTTACTGCTATGGCTGCTGGGCCTGCCTGCAGACTGGGAAGTTGAGGATAACACGACAAGACAAATGTAAAAATGCCCAGAATGGAATTATGAATATAGCGGTGGTCGTGCATGTGGAGGTGGACACCTCTAAATGACCACAagtgaggaggaaagaagggCTTCCCTGCTCAGGGGTGAGGGGGTGGCCTCCTGAATGGAGCTCCCTGGAACCATGGATGACCCTTGCTGTCACTTCTTGCAACCCTGAGCTACAAAGAATTGAGTCCAAGAATAGTATCCGTTATGATAAAACTGCTGGATGTGTGGGTTGAGTGTGGGGGAGAAGGGGAAGTACCATACTATCAGGGCTGAGAAATCACCTTTTGGGTGGAATGTCAGAACACCCAGTTCACTCATACTCGGTTTACTCATTTGGCTATATAAGGGTTCACATCTTGAGTCCATATTACTCATCGCATCCCCTCCATGGAGATAAGCATAACACAGTTGCTGCATCAAGGAGCTCACTTTCCAGTTGGGGAGGCAACCACAAGAATAGATCAATATGTGATAGGTGGTAAGAAGGAAGTAGTTCAGGAGAATGTAGGAGCACAGGGAAGGACACAGGATTTACTTGGGAAAGAGGTCAGGGAAGTTTCTCTAGAGAACATGAGCATCTTTTTTGTCGTGTATTTGAGAGTTATTTGTTATCATCGTTTATTGGCTCCCCTTGGCTTTCCAGTCTCCACATTTGTCCTCCAGGTGTTCCAAATGGTACCAGTGCCTAAATCTCGGGGTGGGGGGAGTTAATCTTGGGGTGGCTAAACAAAATGATACAAGTCCTTTTTACTCTCAGTGTGGACTTCCACTGGGTGCAGACACAGTATTGTTGTTAGGATCTTCACGAAGACCCCTCAGAACCTTTTACCTCCATGAGCCAAAGATCGGATCAAGGCCAGGAAACAAAAGTCAACAGACAAACTCATTGTATGGCTCAATGATGACTAATCACCCATTTTATCAATCATTATTCTCCTGAAACCCAGAACAGGCATTCTCCTAACCCCTCCACCCTGCTCATTCAGACAGCTGCTCTGGTGGGGATTGAGACTTAACTTGGAGCTACTCATCTACAGCTGAGAGGCAGCCTTCTCCATCCTTCAGGCTTCCTGACACTTTGTTTCTTCCTCTGACATGACACTTAGCTTATTCCACCTCGTGGCATAGTTATTTCTGTCACTGTCAATGCCATCTCTAGATATGGAACTCTTCGAAGACAGGGATGGGGCTTCGTTCAGCTCTGTCTGCCCTGAAAAACAGCAGATGGTTAGTACATTGGGTTGAATAAAAATGTCATAGATAACGAAGTCTGTGTGAATCCAGAGAACATGAGACACATTCTGCTTCTCTTAAAGTAAGGTCCTTGATGCATGAAGATGAAACTGCACCAACTAGGAAAGGCCAGGAGAGGTACCAACACATGTGCTACCAGGGAACGTGGAACATTGCAGCTGGGGGCAAGGGTCTTGGAGACGATCAGAACATTTGAAGCAAGAGCTGTTCAAAGAAAAGGGGGAGAGAACAGAGGAGAGAAGTGCAGCTTGTGTGTGCGGGTGGGGGAGTGAGGGAGAATGCTGAGGTAGGATGACCTTGTACTTTATATAATGACCCTGAAGTACCCCAGGATGCTGCTCCAACATCTCATATGGCTCCCAGATGCTGTAggtccttttttttccttaatttgtattttaggttcagaggtgcatgtgcaggtttgttatataggtaaattgtgtgttgtaGGGGTTTGGTGTAccgattattttatcacccaggtaataagcatagtactcaataggtagtttttttttttttttttttttttttttttttttttttttttttttttatcttcaccctcctctcacccttTACCCTTAAGTAGGCCCTGGTACctgctgttcccttctttgtgtccatgtgtactcaatgttcagcatccacttataagtgagaacatgcagtatttggttttctgttcctgtgttagttcacttagaataatggcctccagctccatccatgttgctgcaaagggcatgatcttgttcttttttttttttatgacagaagtattccatggcatatatatatacaccacattttctttatccagtcttccatcagtgggcatttaggttgactccatgtctttgctattgtgaatagtgttgcaattaacatacatgtgcacatgtctttatggtagaacgatttatattcctttgggtatatacccagtaatcggattgctgggttgaatggtagttctgttttaagttctttgagaaattgccaaactgcttcccacaatggctgaactaatttacattcccaccagcagtgttccttttctccacaacctcaccaacatctgttattttttgactttttaaaatagccatcctgactggtttgagatggtatcttgttgtggttttgatttgcatttctctaacgtttagtggtgttgagcattttttgtatgtttcttggccacacatgtatgtcttcttttgaaatatgTCTGTTTATGTCCGATGCCCACTTtgtaatggagttgtttgtttttgcttgtacatttgtttaaattccctatagattctggatattatttgtcagatgcatagtttgtaaatattttctcccattctgtaggttatctctttactctgctgatagtttcttttgctgtgcagaagctctttagtttaattagatcccatttgttagtttttggttttgttgggatttgtttttggcatcttcatcatgaaatctctGCCAGATCCTATGCCcagaatggtattgtctaggttatCTTACAGGTtgtcatatttttatagttttatagttttataattttaggttttacattgtgagttgatttttatacacagtgtaaggaaggggtccagtttcaatctttttgtACAGCTAGCaagttatcccagtaccatttattgaatgggaaGCCCtctccctattgcttgtttttgttaactttgtcaaagattggaTGGTTGCAGGTATGCAGCATTATTTTtgagctctctattttgttctattggtctatgtgtctgtttttgtactgatgccatgctgttttggttactgtagcactgtagtatagtttgaaatcatgGCTccctttttttattcttcttttttctttctcagagaagAGCACGTAACAATGTGGGGTTAGGGGTGAGCAGGCAGGTTAGAGTAGTAGAGCTAAAGGCAGATAGAGATCTTGATCCAATtatcttcatttccttcatttgtcCAACTTTGCACACTCCTGTATGCAGGGCCTTTGTAAGCTTCACCTTCTGTACAGGTGCCCAGCAACTGTCAAACTAGCCAGGGCTTAACATGAGCACAGGCATTCCCTATGGACTGACTGGGACACACCCACATCCTCAGATTACACATTTTGTCTGTAACACGGATAAACTCATTACTAGGTAtacaattctgttttgttttgttttgctttgctttgttttgagtcagggtctcattctgtcatccaagctggagtgcagtgggacaatcaccacttactgcagcctggacttttctgggctcagtgatcctcccacctcagcctcctgagcagctggggctacaggtgtgcatcaccactcccagccaaattttttttttttttttttttttgtaattttttgtagagacagggtttcaccatgttgcccaggctggtctcgatcttctcGGCtgaagtaatctgcctgccttgacctcccaaagtgctgggattataggtgtgaggcccTGCACCCAGCTCAATCCTGTTTTTATACTAGAAGAACATTCTCTATCTGGGTCTTCCAAACTTGATTCTTACTGGTTTATTTGTCCTGTTCTTTTATTGGTCCAGGAAAATATCCTGAACTCTTTATTTCTCCTCCGTTCCCTCCTTGTTCTAGGACAGACTAGCTCTATCTCTTTCCTGAATTAAGTCCAAATACAATCGGTCTTTGAGTGTGGAATAGCTCCTAGCTGTCTATCAGTCAACGGTTTCTCTTTGTGTCACACTCTATGTTTATTCTGGAGACTACAGCATGGAAAGAAAATGGACTTGGGAGTCAGACAAATCTTGATTCAAATCTTGGTAGTGCCATTCATCAGCTGTGTGGCACTGAGCGCATCAGTGGACCACTCTCTAATCCTCAATTGTCTTATCTGTAAAACGAGATTACACACCCCTGCCCAGGGTTATGGTAGGATTAGAAATAGTATGTGTAAGACAGCGTTCCCAGTGCCAGGTACAAGGTAATTGTCCAATAAGAAGTTACAAATGTTCCTGAGTCACCCTTCTGGGTTCCTCTGCACATCCAATGCTGGACTCTTCATGCCCAAGGAAACATATGGGGCACAAAAGTCAGTGGCACTCAGCTCAGCAGAAGAGGCACAGGAAGGGGATGGGCGGGGTCCTGGCTCCCCCTTTGTCCTTGGGGCCAGGCTTGTGGCCAGCCTGGAAAGACTGACATGAACCCTCCAGCATCTGGGGGTGCCAACCACCAAGAGCAGCACAGTTCTTGTCTACAAGCCACTTGTAGCAGGTGTGAACATTTCATCTTTCCTCTGAGGGTTGCAACTCTCTCCCCAGTCTCGGTCACTGCCTTTGGTTGTACCACTTCCCTTTTATTCTCCCCTGAACCGCCCTCATCTTTGCTCTATGGTGACATCGCCCTGGGGAAGAGAAGCTGAGAGGAACTCCTCACTCAGCTAGCTTCAGGAGCCATGACATCATCTGTACCATGGAAATTCCGCTCACTCTGCTGAGCCCCCACATTTGTCCCAGGCCTCAGAGTCTCTATAAAGAGAGATTCCCAACTCAGTATCAGCACAGGACACAGCTGGGTTCTGAAGCTTCTGAGTTCTGTAGCCTCACCTCTGAGAAAACCTCTCTTCCACCAACACCATGAAGCTGTGCGTGACTGTCCTGTCTCTCCTCGTGCTAGTAGCTGCCTTCTGCTCTCCAGCACTCTCAGCACCAAGTAAGTCTACTTTCACAGCTGCTATTTCCAGAGCCAAGGTGTAggcaaaatctttttttctagttgtgGCTGCTCAAACAGTGGGATCTGGAGATAGGACAAAAGGCAGCTAGGAAGATGGCCACGAAATGTACTGCTAAATGTAGAGTCTAGTAGATATTCAATAACATTCAAGTTCCTATTTTCTCAAGAATGAGCAACCAGCAGAGGAAAAGGATGGGTTGGAAGTCAGACTGTTGAAGTGGCTCTGCCTCTAATTACTTGTTCAAGCAAGCCCTgtccctctctgtgccttggtttccccatctgtcacaTGAAGGGGATGTGATGTGTTCTGAGACTGAATCCGGTTCCAGTCTTCTagatttctttcttgttcttctctGAAGATCCACTATTCAGAATAAGACTCCTGCTCAGGTTAGGTGGGAATGGATACAAGGGACCTTCTTTGGGGTTCTGGTAGCTCCACAAAGATGCTCAATGAAGACGCAAAGTTAGAAGCCAAAATAAACAGCTCCCATGTGCAGTGTTGATCTCACCCTGGCCTTTCCTTTCAGTGGGCTCAGACCCTCCCACCTCCTGCTGCTTTTCTTACACTGTGAGGAAGCTTCCTCGCAACTTTGTGGTAGATTACTACGAGACCAGCAGCCTCTGCTCCCAGCCAGCTGTGGTGTGAGTATCAACCCCTTGGCTGCTCTGGGAGGCAAGGGGGAGGGCTGGATTTTAAAAAGGGGCCTGTTTTGGAGAGGGGGTGATTGAGCAGTGGGGAGGCAGTTCTCAGGGCTGAAGGCTTCAGTGAGAGCAGTGAGGACACAGGGCATGAACTCACTTTTCAAGTGCTGAAGGCGGCTGAGTGGGAGCCGAGAGAGAAGGGGGTTCCTGGGGAGGAAGTTATCCAGAGGACAGGAAAGCAGGGGAAGTTGGACAGGTCACATGAGATAGGGACCAATTTCTTAAACCATGCTAGAAAGACCTGTGGAAAAGTCACTGCCAGGCTAGCAGGGGATGGGGAGATCTGTTCATATTGATTGCAATGCCCATTGGTTCCTAATCTGGGCAACCCCTGGGGCCCACAGCTAACTCCAGTGGGTGGAAGTTACAGGGAGTCTGGTTCCAGTGCTGCC encodes:
- the LOC112609631 gene encoding C-C motif chemokine 4 isoform X2 — protein: MKLCVTVLSLLVLVAAFCSPALSAPMGSDPPTSCCFSYTVRKLPRNFVVDYYETSSLCSQPAVVGKQVCADPSETWVQEYVNDLELN
- the LOC112609631 gene encoding C-C motif chemokine 4 isoform X1; protein product: MKLCVTVLSLLVLVAAFCSPALSAPMGSDPPTSCCFSYTVRKLPRNFVVDYYETSSLCSQPAVVFQTKRGKQVCADPSETWVQEYVNDLELN